One window of Caldanaerovirga acetigignens genomic DNA carries:
- a CDS encoding arsenate reductase ArsC — protein sequence MKPKVAFVCVHNSCRSQMAEAIARLYASDVFEAYSAGTEIKSQINPDAVKIIKKLYGVDMEKDQYPKLLNELPKIDIAIKMGCNVNCPYLPAKHVEDWGLEDPTGKGEEEFEKTARIIEEKVKDLARRIKNGEISL from the coding sequence ATGAAACCCAAAGTGGCCTTTGTCTGCGTCCATAATTCGTGCAGGTCCCAGATGGCGGAAGCTATAGCTAGGCTTTATGCATCGGATGTTTTCGAAGCTTATTCCGCTGGAACGGAAATTAAATCGCAGATTAATCCGGATGCTGTAAAAATCATTAAAAAACTTTATGGGGTTGATATGGAAAAAGACCAGTACCCGAAATTATTGAACGAACTTCCTAAAATTGATATAGCGATAAAAATGGGTTGCAACGTGAACTGTCCTTACCTTCCGGCAAAGCACGTGGAGGACTGGGGCCTGGAAGACCCGACGGGAAAAGGGGAAGAGGAATTCGAAAAAACCGCAAGGATAATCGAAGAGAAAGTGAAAGATTTGGCAAGAAGGATTAAAAATGGCGAAATTTCACTGTAA
- a CDS encoding PTS lactose/cellobiose transporter subunit IIA encodes MSPEQIVFTIISRAGNARSFCFEALKHARNGDFDEAKNCINKAGEEIIEAHHVQTELIQKEVQGERQEISLLLIHAQDHLMNAMLAKDLVEEMIGLYEIVFKNGRIGE; translated from the coding sequence ATGAGCCCTGAACAAATAGTCTTTACCATAATATCTCGTGCAGGTAATGCACGAAGTTTCTGTTTTGAGGCCTTGAAACATGCAAGGAACGGGGATTTTGATGAGGCTAAAAATTGCATTAATAAGGCAGGAGAAGAAATCATCGAAGCCCATCACGTCCAGACAGAGTTGATACAAAAAGAAGTGCAGGGAGAAAGGCAAGAGATTTCCCTACTTTTGATACATGCTCAAGACCATTTAATGAATGCTATGTTGGCGAAAGACTTAGTAGAAGAGATGATAGGTTTGTACGAAATAGTTTTTAAAAATGGCAGAATAGGAGAATAA